A single window of Aphidius gifuensis isolate YNYX2018 linkage group LG1, ASM1490517v1, whole genome shotgun sequence DNA harbors:
- the LOC122847839 gene encoding uncharacterized protein DDB_G0284459-like, with product RDELWFIEFGRGAALPLTPDEQPIINDGDTIIIPCAQGRIVIETAHPAPPHFATCSTYRHHTLVVCDSTNIIQKQLQLQLQQQNKQQSLSPPQSLSSPSPLQQQQNSTFIDSSSLNNINQQSCLGAVSKKLYQRQYTINNNNNNNTSLRPEELDITPFYFDDNDAIINDDNYYYDKCSNPSSSKNNYNYNDNNITRRPNIYSIIKDDSGDSDIIQQQHTQTKLPRKAYMDLNDAIALLDETCPNPDASPSLITKKQHELLNTRNKRARSKSSDNSKNLSCEKINDNKKRPFLRKIGISKTEDRPFLLSKLTPRIIGKPYLEKIGPSKAVERPFLDKIGPSRTLDKFTFEALKELPRSMIRRTHTTVETSTIQRTKSDYPKDNNVLVVEEAEEPETSSLPSLHNNTNNYHQHHHHSGGGGIERKRSGKGLLLKMYSFDSDDLNDVPSTSMKINQSSLDKTNEENENQDENKQVEIVNELQQEEIEYIEKEEEEIISPKSLPQINNQFKPELVKCRVTTSEEIISGSSGNIEISRETSSWSNTPKLQMKKLTTTTKTTFKKSNNENSDDESIPNSPTKRRISKVSPEPQLPIRIIPVKTKNSSLPRDIDLSPKKTRRQESDEKIDDKLKFNELKYIDDNNRIGSGELIQLSFCKKKFNDNIEKFGGSNFKNSITRRQISEDILDKTELVKTNTYCKYIDDRMGISSDNLQYSRETIVESAPSASSLGYQSGDSSFTSYRSSNNSQDMLRCTFKLLQNKYELQDVPAESYAAFKLRTRGNYHSLDRYNYFNKTTTTTTTTTTTVDDSTSINKQNNDQDQDDDDDDDDDKPKVSHESRLTETIIDKNMKRSGTIKSVLRKQNKIDIRDDEHDNITSSSSSSTIKNDNNKKLIHEPSQETMELLTELKKVKSLLKTPSEEKCDWSCDGIIKVRIPKKISLSDKEFCLSVERENSIRRVTSVKLIKDNCKKIEEIINDNSDNIIIKNDDVDVDVNVETNKSHGSSLFEKKCLSLDYADDVKSIKPDPRAISLASERTTPKSDDDETDGSSGSCLLCESKSCLSDVFIQSPCEKNADELTNNKIDIIKKNNIDNGNKLLDIDIAIPIDIKRSISPRRRFNIQGRTSDVYEIISPRTTPFRMKKRLGRISVEESVKQESFTLDDKVDCRTITIHKKTKCFPL from the coding sequence AGGGACGAGCTATGGTTTATTGAATTTGGACGTGGTGCTGCATTACCATTAACACCAGATGAACAACCAATTATAAATGATGgtgatacaataataataccatGTGCACAAGGACGTATTGTTATTGAAACAGCACATCCAGCACCACCACATTTTGCAACATGTTCAACATACAGACATCATACACTTGTTGTTTGtgattcaacaaatattatacaaaaacaattacaattacaattacaacaacaaaataaacaacaatcaTTATCACCACCACAATCATTgtcatcaccatcaccactccaacaacaacaaaattcaacatttatagattcatcatcattaaataatattaatcaacaatCATGTCTTGGTgctgtatcaaaaaaattatatcaacgtcaatatacaataaataataataataataataatacatcattAAGACCAGAAGAACTTGATATAACaccattttattttgatgataatgatgcaataataaatgatgataattactATTATGATAAATGCTCGAATCcctcatcatcaaaaaataattataattataatgataataatataacacgACGaccaaatatatattcaataataaaagacGATAGTGGTGATAGTGATattatacaacaacaacatacaCAAACAAAATTACCAAGAAAAGCATATATGGATTTAAATGATGCAATTGCATTACTCGATGAAACATGTCCAAATCCAGATGCAAGTCCTTCATTGATAACTAAAAAACAACACGAGTTATTAAATACACGTAATAAACGTGCACGTTCAAAAAGTAgtgataatagtaaaaatttaagttgtgaaaaaataaatgataataaaaaacgtCCATTTTTACGTAAAATTGGTATATCAAAAACTGAAGATAgaccatttttattatcaaaattaacacCACGTATTATTGGTAAAccatatttagaaaaaattggtCCAAGTAAAGCTGTTGAAAGGccatttttagataaaattggTCCATCAAGaacacttgataaatttacatttgaagCACTTAAAGAATTACCAAGATCAATGATTAGAAGAACACATACAACTGTTGAAACATCAACAATACAAAGAACTAAAAGTGATTATCCAAAAGATAATAATGTATTAGTTGTTGAAGAAGCTGAAGAACCTGAAACATCATCATTACCATCATTacataataatactaataattatcatcaacatcatcatcacagtggtggtggtggtattgAAAGAAAACGTAGTGGTAAAggacttttattaaaaatgtattcatTTGATTCAGATGATTTAAATGATGTTCCATCAAcgtcaatgaaaataaatcaatcatcacttgataaaacaaatgaagaaaatgaaaatcaagatgaaaataaacaagtagAAATTGTAAATGAATTACAACAAGaagaaattgaatatatagaaaaagaagaagaagaaataatTAGTCCAAAATCATTaccacaaataaataatcaatttaaaccAGAACTTGTTAAATGTCGTGTTACAACAAGTGAAGAAATAATATCTGGTAGTAGtggaaatattgaaatatcacGAGAAACAAGTAGTTGGTCAAATACACcaaaattacaaatgaaaaaattaacaacaacaacaaaaacaacatttaaaaaatcaaataatgaaaatagtgATGATGAAAGTATACCAAATTCACCAACCAAAAGAAGAATATCAAAAGTATCACCAGAGCCACAATTACCAATACGTATTATACcagttaaaacaaaaaattcatcattaccACGGGACATTGATTTATCACCTAAAAAAACACGTCGTCAAGAatcagatgaaaaaattgatgataaattaaaattcaatgaattaaaatatattgatgataataatagaattGGTAGTGGTGAATTAATACAATTgagtttttgtaaaaaaaaatttaatgataatattgaaaaatttggtggtagtaattttaaaaattcaataacacGTAGACAAATATCAGAGGATATACTTGATAAAACTGAATTAGTTAAAACAAAtacatattgtaaatatattgatgatagAATGGGTATATCATctgataatttacaatattcacgtgaaacaattgttgaatcagcaccatcagcatcatcaCTTGGTTATCAAAGTGGTGATTCATCATTTACAAGTTATCGTTCATCAAATAATAGTCAAGATATGTTACGttgtacatttaaattattacaaaataaatatgaattacAAGATGTACCAGCTGAAAGTTATGCTGCATTTAAATTAAGAACACGTGGTAATTATCATTCACTTGatagatataattattttaataaaactacaacaacaacaacaacaacaacaacaactgttGATGATTcaacatcaattaataaacaaaataatgatcaagatcaagatgatgatgatgatgacgatgatgataaaCCAAAAGTATCACATGAATCACGTTTAACtgaaacaattattgataaaaatatgaaaagaaGTGGTACAATTAAATCAGTAttaagaaaacaaaataaaattgatatacgaGATGATGAACATGATAAtataacatcatcatcatcatcatcaacaattaaaaatgataacaataaaaaattaatacacgAACCATCACAAGAAACAATGGAATTATTgactgaattaaaaaaagtaaaaagtttATTGAAAACACCATCAGAAGAAAAATGTGATTGGAGCTGTGATGGAATAATAAAAGTACgtataccaaaaaaaatatcattatctGATAAAGAATTTTGTTTATCAGTTGAACGTGAAAATAGCATAAGACGTGTTACaagtgttaaattaataaaagataattgtaaaaaaattgaagaaattataaatgataatagtgataatataattataaaaaatgatgatgttgatgttgatgttaatGTTGAAACTAATAAATCACATGGTTCatcattatttgaaaaaaaatgtttatcacTTGATTATGCTGATGatgttaaatcaataaaaccaGATCCACGTGCAATATCACTTGCATCAGAAAGAACAACACCAAAATCAGATGATGATGAGACTGATGGCTCATCTGGCTCTTGTTTATTGTGTGAATCAAAAAGTTGTTTATCTGATGTATTTATACAATCACCATGTGAAAAAAATGCTGAtgaattaactaataataaaattgatattattaaaaaaaataatattgataatggtaataaattattggatATTGATATTGCTATtccaattgatattaaaagatCAATTAGTCCAAGAAGACGTTTTAATATACAAGGAAGAACAAGTGatgtttatgaaataatatcaCCAAGAACAACACCATTTAGAATGAAAAAACGTCTTGGTAGAATATCCGTTGAAGAAAGTGTTAAACAAGAAAGTTTTACACTTGATGATAAAGTTGATTGTAGAACAATtacaatacataaaaaaacaaagtgtTTTCCATTGTAA
- the LOC122860899 gene encoding receptor-type tyrosine-protein phosphatase kappa, with the protein MSKRTMSSLRTQSSGGAVVGFSSVGSDRTGGTSTAGGSHSHSHSHRKHHHHHRSRSAPRTPDKPPRKRHLNTGQSLASIPSQIKLSMLNSGLISFAVEELGGIQTTLPSAPTPLSQYPKLCELRRKFPVLYRVEFQTAAKVESHSCIHAKRLSNREKNQNQRCIPYDYNRVVLDTIEGQSDSDYINASYVDSILKPNAYIVTQGPIETTVTEFWRMVWQEKASCIVMLTKTFDFIKVMCVQYWPPNTDKDEEYGGIGVSVLKEEELANFHIRTIKLWKKNDKGEISEERTLLQFHYTEWHSHTCPFGNAVIEFRRRVRAVVGSTIKNESGPMVVHCNDGGGRSGVYLAIDANMELAEEEDAFDVFGYLKKLRQSRRGLIENMDQYKFIYDTLEEFVICGASWFPVSELSQRLKQKSVKNPITKMNEYQREYAQICKQTPRFTIGDCAGGHRADNREKNRDVLVVPPDNFRPYLTSFQGNSFTDYINAVFVDGYTKPREYIVTEWPLKHTCGEFWSLVYDYECSAVVVLCVPPTTSTNFPSFWPEGRHSKKYGPVFTIDHISHNHYTNIKTWVFRINKKIVSLTELMAGVKAPPKTVQLFQLTCWPMGQAVPTSTNSLVELMNMVERWRQRTDYGPVAVVSPDGRSRCGVYCAANACIEQVIQHGEVDIFQAVKTVRRHRPQLVGNMTEYKYCYDLVLHYVLHYLNKDMNEKK; encoded by the exons atgagtAAAAG aACAATGTCTTCATTACGTACACAATCAAGTGGTGGTGCAGTGGTTGGTTTTAGCAGTGTTGGTTCTGATCGTACTGGTGGTACATCAACAGCTGGTGGTTCACATTCACATTCTCATTCACATAgaaaacatcatcatcatcatagaAGTAGAAGTGCACCAAGAACACCTGATAAACCACCACGTAAACGTCATTTAAATACTGGACAAAGTCTTGCATCAATACCAAGTCAAATTAAACTTTCAATGCTCAACAGTGGTTTGATATCATTTg cTGTCGAGGAGCTTGGGGGTATACAAACAACTTTACCATCAGCACCAACACCACTATCACAATATCCAAAACTTTGTGAATTACGACGTAAATTTCCAGTTTTGTATCGTGTTGAATTTcag ACTGCAGCTAAGGTTGAATCACACTCTTGTATACATGCAAAAAGATTAtcaaatagagaaaaaaatcaaaatcaacgTTGTATTCCAT atgatTACAACAGAGTTGTTCTTGACACAATTGAAGGACAGTCAGATTCTGATTACATCAATGCATCTTATGTAGAC agtATATTAAAGCCAAACGCTTATATTGTAACTCAGGGGCCTATTGAGACAACAGTCACTGAATTTTGGCGTATGGTATGGCAAGAAAAAGCATCTTGTATTGTCATGTTGACAAaaacatttgattttataaag GTCATGTGTGTACAATATTGGCCACCAAATACCGACAAGGATGAAGAATATGGTGGCATTGGTGTATCAGTTTTAAAAGAAGAAGAACTTGCAAATTTTCACATACGAACAATAAAACTTTGGAAGAAAAATGACAAGGGA gaAATCAGTGAAGAACGTACATTGTTGCAATTTCATTATACAGAATGGCATTCACATACATGTCCATTTGGTAATGCAGTTATTGAATTTAGAAGACGTGTTAGAGCTGTTGTTggttcaacaattaaaaatgaatctgGTCCAATGGTTGTACACTGCAA tgaTGGAGGTGGTCGTTCAGGTGTTTATTTGGCAATTGATGCTAATATGGAATTGGCTGAGGAAGAAGATGCATTTGATgtatttggttatttaaaaaaattaagacaaaGTAGACGAGGGCTTATTGAAAATAtg gatcaatataaatttatctatgaCACCCTGGAGGAATTTGTCATATGTGGAGCATCATGGTTTCCAGTATCAGAGTTATCACAAAGACTAAAGCaaaaaagtgttaaaaatccaataacaaaaatgaatgaatatcaACGTGAGTATGCACAAATTTGTAAACAAACACCAAGATTTACAATTGGTGATTGTGCTGGTGGACATCGTGCTGATAATCGTGAAAAAAATCGTGATGTTTTAGTTGTACCAC CTGACAACTTTCGGCCTTATCTCACGAGTTTCCAAGGTAACAGTTTCACCGACTACATTAATGCAGTCTTTGTTGAC GGATATACTAAACCACGTGAATATATTGTAACTGAATGGCCATTAAAACATACTTGTGGTGAATTTTGGTCACTTGTTTATGATTATGAATGTTCAGCTGTTGTTGTACTATGTGTACcaccaacaacatcaacaaattttccaagtttttGGCCAGAAGGAagacattcaaaaaaatatggtcCAGTATTTACAATTGATCATATTAGCCATAATCATTATACAAATATCAAAACTTgg gtatttcgaataaataaaaaaatagtatcatTGACTGAATTGATGGCGGGTGTTAAAGCACCACCAAAAACAgtacaattatttcaattaacatGTTGGCCAATGGGACAAGCAGTaccaacatcaacaaataGCCTTGTTGAATTGATGAATATGGTTGAACGTTGGCGTCAAAGAACAGATTATGGTCCAGTTGCTGTTGTATCACCAGATGGACGTAGTCGTTGTGGTGTTTATTGTGCAGCAAATGCATGTATTGAACAAGTTATACAACATGGTGAAGTTGATATATTTCAAGCTGTTAAAACTGTACGTCGTCATAGACCACAACTTGTTGGTAAtatg ACGGAGTATAAATACTGCTATGATTTGGTACTACATTATGTattgcattatttaaataaggatatgaatgaaaaaaagtga